TGGGATAAAGTGTGCACTCCTAGAGATGCAGGTGGTTTGGGTGTTAAAAACCTTCGCGCACAAAATTTTTGTTTACTGCTGAAATTTGCCTACAAATTTTTACACTCCTCCTCCCTCCCTTGGAAGGATTGGGTTTTGCATCACTTACCGCTCCACATTGGCTTTGGCAAGAACAGCTCCTTTCTTGCCAAGACTATTTTCAAACACCTACAGAGCTTGAGAGAGATTTCCCAGTGCACTGTTGGGGACGGTTGCTCCACCTTCTTCTGGTTAGACCGATGGCTAAAGCCAGAACCTCTGGCTATAGTCTACCCAGCCCTATTTTCCCACCATACAAAACAAAATGCCTTGGTAGTTACAATTATGTAGGAGGGGATCGAACTTGCTCTTCGTAATCGGCTAACCACTACTGCGATTGCAGAACTTGCCTCTCTAAACTCTTTGTTGCAGGATTGGGCTCTCTCGTAGGTTCCGGACACTCGTCGCCTGCTCAACGGGTCCGCCTTCTCGGCCCGGGGTGCGTATGCTGCTCTCTCGGGTCATCTCTCCGACCCCACGCTCGCCGCCATTTGGGACTCAAATGTGCCCAAAAAGGTTATGATCTTCGGATGGCTCTTCTACCTCGACCGTCTCAACACCCGGAAGAACTTGCATAAAAAAAGCATCCTGGATACAGAAGCTTGTCCAAGATGTTCTCACCAGGTTGAAGATCGCGAGCACCTGTTCTTTACATGCCCGGCTGCTCGGGGCATTTGGCAGGCTGCCTCCATTCGCCCGTGCTATACGCCCATCAGTGACCTCTTCTCTACGAGGGTGCCAACAGCTTTGCCAACTTCAGTCCGCTCCTTCATGATCCTAATCATCCTATGGAAGATCTAGGACGCACGGAACAAAGAAGTCTTTCAGGGAATAGACCTTCATACTGTTGATTCCATTAGGGCTATTATTGATGATATAACTATATGGGCTCCTCGGCTCAAAACCAAGAGCCTAAAGGAACACGCCGGGCTGTGGTGTGACTTCCTCTCCTCACAAAACTTGTGAGTCCTGTACTCTTCTGCTATGtttgaaatatattcaggtggggagcctTTCCCCCCCGGtgaccatttcaaaaaaaaatattggCCGCAAGATCTCCGGTTTTCATGGCCCAGTTCTTCGGAGCCGGTGATGCCAGGGAGCAGTGCTCAGGAGGCGTGGAGATCAAGGACATGGAGGCCGCGGTATTCAAAGCAATGCTTGGCTTCATCTACACCGACGCTGTGCCAAAATTCAAAAAGCGGAAGGAGGCGGTGACGGTGATGGCCCAGCGTCTACTTGCTGCTGCTGACAGGTTTGGACTTGACAGGCTCCAGCTCATCTGCGTTGGAAAGCTCTCTGCTGGTAGCATCAGCATCAACACGGTGGCGACTACTCTGGCTTTAGCTGAACAGCACAGGTGTTCTGAGCTCAAGGCAAAGTGTGTGGAGTTCATCCTTGGTACCCCGGCAATTCTTGATGCTGTGTTGGCGACGGATGGGTATAAGCACCTAGAGTCAAGCTGCCCATTTGTGGTGATTGACCTTCTCAAGGCTGCTCGTGGAAGAAAGATTTGAAGGATAACCATATTGTTAATGGTCCAAGATTTGGTAATGCGTTATTCATCATCTATTtgtctctagtagaaactttgtgTCTGTCTCCCCTTgtgagcatctccaacagccgcataAAAATTTCGCGCCCAATAAAAGTTATAGCGCGCCACTGTAGCACTTTTAATGCGCTGGGACCAACATTGCCTTAGCCCCAAAAACGCGCGCCCAAAAAAGCATGCGGTGCAAATTATGAAGCGCGCGCAATCCGAAGCCCATGATATGTTCATGGGGGGTGGTAATTTAGTGCTAAATGGTCCATGATATGTTCTTGTCCTTAAGATGATACATATCAGTTTCAGTGATGTTAGAGAAGGATGATTCAGAGTGCGCAGACATGATTTTCTCAGTTGCAGCCACGTAATCGTGCTGTTTGTTTTACTATGTAGGCTAAGGCTTGAGAGTTCTTGAGTTATTTTCTGATAAAAGGGCGTTTTGTATTGAATAATAATTCACAGTTACACGAGATGTAGCAACTTTATTGATTACAACATCAATGCACAAAGTCTCCCGGATAGAATCCAGAGCAGAATATACAATACTAGAATTCACACCAGGCTCATGAGATCTCTTTTTTTTTTTAATGGAAGAGGGggtttccctccgatttcattaatgAAACCAAACTAGGATCGACCAACATATCCCATCCAAACTAGTCGGGTTCGAAACATACTACAAGGTTCTATTCACGAGATCTAAGCCAGGATGTGTGCTGAAGCATTCAGAGAACGACCAACACGGCTGGAAGACAAAGATGAGAAGGCCGGTTGCAGTCTTTCCTCGAGAGTGAAACATGGTAGAGTATAACTGTAGAAACCTTCATCGAGTGCAGGAGAGAGAGCGCAGCGAAGGGCCCAGGCTTCTGCCAACTCTAGAGTCGCGACACCGATAAGGGGGTTGGCTGGAGGCAACCAAGCATGTATCATTGTGGTCACGAATCACGACTCCGGCAGCCACTTTACGAGGAGCTGAGAAACTGCAGCAGTATCCACATTGACAACGACCGAAGCAGGTGGGGGTGGACTCACCGAGTGCCAAGGCCGGGCTTGAACAAATGCTGAAAGATCAAGATCAAATCAATATAGGTCCTTGCCTTGAAGATGATGCTGCTCAGGTCAGGGCCTCAGGGGATCGCTCGCCATTGTGTGCTGCATTGTGGGATTCCCAGATGTGCCACACCACGGCCGCCAAAACTGTAACCTGCTGAGGATTGGCACGGTCCACCATTGGTTTGGTGAGCAGAATGAATGCCTTCTTCCGCAGGAGAATACCAAACAGATTCTACAGTTGACCCCAAACTTCTCGCGCAAATCGACAACAAGAAGAAACCATGCTCCACATGTTCATCACGACCACAGAAGATACATGAGGAATTAATGATCCGGAATGCCACGCCTGCATAGTCTATGCCCAGCAGATGCGCAAAGCGCCAGAGCACTATGGTCATCTTGCTGGGGGGCTTGAATTGATTGACCAAATACATTTCCAATGCTTCTCATCCCCCATCCAGCATCCTGGGGAAGTTGGAAATCAAATCATGCAAGAGGTTCAGCACATAACCAGGAAACACATATATGCACGTGCAGTAGACCAAAGCAAAATCACCAGTTTGTTGGATGAGCACGCACCTATGGCGGTATGTATATATAGGTGGCTGATCATATAGATGTCAGTCCGTGGACGATAGTTATTGTTGCATGCCCAAGAACCAAAGTACTAAGTTCATAAAAGAAGATTGTAATCAACAGGACACCAGTGGCTTGGGAAGATTTGGAGATCAAAGCGAGGAATGAGGTCAGTTATATGTGAACGAGGCGAGGCACCCATTAAAAAGGAAACACACAAGTGCGTGAGCAGGGCACCAAGAAATTTAATTAATCATCACAAAAAAAAAAGGTAAAGGAAGTAGGTGTTTGTACCTTTGCAGTATATCCGGCCACATATTTACGGTAATGCAAGGATGATTGGGGTGGGCGCGGAGTGCGTGCATCACTGCCGCCTTGGCTTGCTTGGCTCTTCCAGCCGTGACTCCAACACTTTGGATAGTAATAACAGCCTTCCGAAGCGAGGGCAGGTTCCCTTGGAGCCCCAAGTTGCAATCCCAGTGGCCATCTTCATTTGCCACCCGCAGACCGAGGCTGAACATCACTGCCGCCTGCTGTGTAGGAGTCAAATCCACGGAGACATCCGGGGGGCGCCCAACATTGCGACAAGAAATCCAGCGATCTGAAATTCCCGTTGATAACTAGATTCTGAATGCCGTGCAGGCTGCATATAGACTCCACAAAGGCCTCCTCCAACTCCGCACTCTCATCGTTAAATTGTATCTCGAGCTCCCTCAATCTTCCCAGACTGCTGAGCTCTTGCACAATGTTCAGGGAGGCACTTTTCGTCTTCAGCACTTCCATGGATGTAAGATTCCCTAGCCCACCCTGAAGCCACTTGCACTTGCACCTATCGTCAATATCTAGGACCATCAATCCTCTCAGCTTACAAGCAGTAGCCGGTAACTTTTCCAGATCAGGATTCCATCTTACATCCAAAACTTGTAAAAATTGTAGGTTTCCTATTTCGTTTGGCAGTTCAAGAATACCAACACCCGCTAGGCCTAGGAATCTCAGGTGGAATAAGTTCCCCACATCCTTAAGCTTAATATGGCAGCTACTTTTCCCATAGATTTGTATCCCATATATCATCTATTACAACAAGGTACCTGTATCAATTGCGACATTAATGACTTTTTTTTTGCACATGACAAGTCTAATTACCGATGACTCTTTTATCATCTGGGAATCGTCATCAGACggtacacacatgcacacacacacacacacacacacacacacacacataaagatTACAAAGTAATTGTATCATCGAAAGAGATATAAAATGAAGTGTTATTTTTAAATATCCAACACAAATTTGTTACATAATATATTTGTTATTGTACATGTATAATGGGTGAGTAAATGCGTACCTCTTGTTCTTGAAGCATTTCAGAATCTCGTCAATAAGCTGTCTTTCATCTAATGTCAGGATCTTTGAGTTAGACTTGCCAAGATCAATGAGGATGTCTCTGAAAACCTTCTTCACATTGGCATTTCGACCCACCGAAACAAAAGCCCGCCGATGAAAACCCCCTTTGATTTTGTTGTAGACTGCTTTGGCGAGAGTAGTCTTGCCCAATCCTCCAAACCCAACAATTGAGAGTACTATCTTGTGTTTCTTCTTAGAGACGTCATCATCCCCTAATGAGAGCATTTTTATGAGCTCTTGATCTCTATTCCCATATATGCCCACAAGCTTTGTCATGTCAGTGTACAGAGCCTGGACGCGAGGATCAATAGTTGCTGCCCCTGTATGCTTAAGCGAAATACCATCAACCTTGTTCCTGTCACGCCGAGCAGCCACCTCCTGGATTTGCTCTTTGATATCCTTTATCGCGTCGGCAATCCGATGGTGATTCTTGCCCTTCCTGAACAAGCTAACCATCTTCTTCTTGAGCCTCACAAAACCATCTGAGTTGGCACCAATGTCATTGCTAACAACACGTACGAGGAACTTGTCGACAACATCCTCCATGTTGTAGGAGAGCTCCCTGACCTCATCGGCCCAGAGCTTCACTTGTTTGTCGAGCTGGTCCCGTGGCACCTCACCAACCTTGAGGAGGGCAGCGTGCATGCTCTCTAGCTCCCTGGAGAGGAAGCGGATGTCTTTCTTGACGCGCTTGTGAAGGTTGTACTCATCCATGAGCAGCTCACCAAGTTTGGGGAGCAGGCTTCTCATGACACCCGTGACCACCTCCATGAGTAGGAGCAAGATTTCTCACTGGTTACCACCTCTGGAACAACCTGGGGATCGGAGCTGCAAACTGCAATCCAAATTGTGTGATGCTTTGAACTAACTCTAAATTTGAGCGTACTCAAATTTGCAGGTAGCTAGTGGAGGCGAACAGCAGAACACGGCGGCTGCGGAGAGTGGAGGCAGAGCAGAGGAAGGGGTGGTGCGGGACAGTGGAGGTTCGTGTGTATGGCCATCGCTGCGTCCGGTCTGGAAGAAAACGAGTGTGATCATCAGTGTATTAGAGTGGTATAAAGGGGAAAGGGGTGCTTTTGGTAGGTGGGTGGAGAAAGAAAGAAAATGCATCCCTGGGTGGCCGGCATGATAATGAGAAACACTAGAAGATGCAATCAGTGCAAGCACCATTATTAGTAATAATAGTATTACCTCCATCTCTAACTAGCctacaaaaacgtcttacattttgagatgggcctacaaaaacgtcttacattttgagaCGAAGGTAGTAGTCTATATGCACATGGACTGCATATATGCTCTCCCCCTCCTTTACTCAACCTATTAAAATTTCAGGCCCATGATCCATAATTAATTGTGTATCGAAGAAGATCAAGTGTCGATGCATGTTTTAAGCGGAAGAACGCACACTGATAGTGAAGAAATACTACTATTAATACATACATTTCCCACTAGGACAAAAAGTGAAGCTATTTGGAAGACAGAAGGCATTTCAGACTGCATATGCACTGAAAGAGAGATGGTCAGGGGAAGGCAGTGCTGTTGCTTGTATAACTAATAACACAGAAAGCCATATGTGACGATGTGTTCAAAAGAACTCCCAGCCTGCAACTGAGAAAATTATGTCTATACACTTACATATGCATCAGTGAAACAGCATAAGTCTCTTCCAGACTGGGCACACATACATATGCATCAGCTCGTGCCAATATTGACAAGCAAGGGAAACAGATACCCAATCCAGGGCAATTTGGCACTAAATTAAATCAAATTGGAGGCCAAACTCGAGCAGTAAGTTGCTCATAACATATATAGATGGACATAAGGTTTTCCACTTTAGGTGGATACAGGCACAAGTGCAAGCACAAACAGAATACATGCATAATCAAATCTTGGACATTTGGCGCCCTCATGGTTACCTGTCAGCTCTTTCTGCCCCGCGCAGACTTGAGAAGCTCAGGCAACACCATAGGGCAGCTTGCCTCTAGATGCTTATATCCATCAGTCGCCAACACAGCATCAAGAATTGCAGGAGTGCTAACGATGAAGTCGACGCATTTCACCTTGAGCTGCAGGCAGTTGTGCTGCTCTGCTA
The sequence above is drawn from the Triticum aestivum cultivar Chinese Spring chromosome 7A, IWGSC CS RefSeq v2.1, whole genome shotgun sequence genome and encodes:
- the LOC123149167 gene encoding putative disease resistance protein At1g50180 gives rise to the protein MEVVTGVMRSLLPKLGELLMDEYNLHKRVKKDIRFLSRELESMHAALLKVGEVPRDQLDKQVKLWADEVRELSYNMEDVVDKFLVRVVSNDIGANSDGFVRLKKKMVSLFRKGKNHHRIADAIKDIKEQIQEVAARRDRNKVDGISLKHTGAATIDPRVQALYTDMTKLVGIYGNRDQELIKMLSLGDDDVSKKKHKIVLSIVGFGGLGKTTLAKAVYNKIKGGFHRRAFVSVGRNANVKKVFRDILIDLGKSNSKILTLDERQLIDEILKCFKNKRYLVVIDDIWDTNLWEK